Genomic window (Lycium barbarum isolate Lr01 chromosome 2, ASM1917538v2, whole genome shotgun sequence):
GTACATGTACCGCGTTGGTTtggatttttcaaataccaaaccaacTGCATcggatttttaaaatttataaatcaaatcaaaccaaaccaacaaaagtcgggttttccAAGTTCGGGTTTTGTCGGTTTTTCTGGTTGCTCGGGTTTTTTCGATAAAGTCTTCATACtaaacatataacttgtacttcaaatatttctttagtcatagtaagatacaactatctaattaagatatgttttaagaaaataacacaaatgtgagatgagagatgacattgtcCTAAAATAttctacaaaaaaaataaatgaaatcgcataaaataaaatgatcataatctaaaactACTAAGTCATGTTATAATAAATCCTGTTAATGTATAAGGcatatagaaaatgatcataatataaaagtactaagtcatatTAAAATAAGTAAGGCTAATACTTATTAATTACATggctaaatattaaagaaaaaaataaaattaagttatataTTTTCACCGTCTAAACCATAAAACTTAATAATAGATATCCAAAATTATTGTCATTCAtaatgttagaattgaatttcttttgttagcattactattgatttgattttttgtcgggttttatttgagttactgacatctatgggctataaaacttattgatcattcaaaattcaaagtccaagcttgaaataatacgttaaaagacaaaaactatgaaaattttacaaaatatttataaataacattataaatagatttttttatgtattaaatatttattaaactttatatatgtaatgtcgggttggtttggttcggtttgacttttttttaattaaaaccaaaccaaatcaatggtggtcgggtttttctttttaaaaccaaaccactaatcaggtttttttctcggtttgattcggattatcgatttggtgcgatttgtcgattttctttgtacacccctatGAACGAGATCCATAGATTGGCCGGATCACACATAGGATCTATTTTATGCGGTCTTACTTTACACATTTGAAAGAGGCTATTTTTATGGCTTAAATCCATAACCTTTTATCGCATGGCGACAACTCTTACACTAGTGCTAAAGCACCCTTGTGCGGTAAAAAACATTGGCGGTCAATCGATACAACTTTAGCTTCTATGCCGTTTAATTATTTCGCCTGAAATCCATCTGCACGACTTTAGCTTCTAAATCATTTGCAACAATGGTCAAGTTAGGGTTACAATGGCTAAGGTAATCTTACGATAGAGTAAAATGGTGACAGGGGAAAATGATAAGATGAAGGTGTGACTTAGATCGTTTAATATAATGATTTTTGTTTGAAATGTTGGTGCGTTCTCTTTGTGAGTGTCATCGGGATGATTGATGAAGTGACGGTAGTCTTCAAGCGATGCTTTTGAGAGTTGAGAGAATTAATTGTTAGTACAATCTTTAGAGTGATGATGCATGGTAACCGAGATTCACAAAGTTTAGGGGAAAATTTAGCCCTTTTACCTTGTGAAAATGCCTACATGTTGGAAAACTAATATTTTGATAGTAAAATAGAGCATGCTTGGACCAATATTGTAATGGTAGGGTATATTtgcacccacccccaccccacaaaCTTTGGATGGATGACAAAGTTGGACCGCTCCCCGCCCATATTCATGTGACACTTTTAATTTTTTGAGAGATAAATTGATTAATCTTTGAAGTCAATTTGAATTAGATCAACTCAATATATTAAAATTAAAACTTAAATATGAAAAAACTATCCGGTAAGTTGCAATTTCGTCTCATGTCATTATGGTTAAAATTATAGACTAAAGTATACATAATTTGAATCtcaaagtgtcacataaattgttGCTAAATATGCCCTCTttaaaaagtcaaaaaaaaaaaatagaagaaaacttGATACCAAATTTGCCCTTAGGAGGCCCTAGGGATGTGGGTAATCTCCATTCTGCCCTACCACCATTACTGAGTGGAAAGCCTTCATTTCTCACCAGTCGTCTCTCTtgatcagaaagaaagaaagaaagaatgggAACGGTAGGGAAAGCAATATACTCCCTTGGAGCCATCGTTCGTAAGACCGGTCAAGCCCTTGATCGCGTTGGCAATCTCCTTCAAGGCAGCTCCCACATAGAGGAACACCGTACGTAATATTCCCATTAACCCCAGATCTAATCTGCTATTTCGCTGCATCTATGTTTTAATAAATTATGCGTTActgtctctcggaaacagcctctctaccacCATGAGGCGGGGGTCCCCAGACCTCACTTTGTGGGATTtgattgggtatgttgttgttgttcctaACTTTAATAAATTGGCATGGTTAGGAATTACATTAATGATTTTATacattaaccaaaaaaaaaaaaaaaagattgtaaATCCCAACTTTTATATGGAAAAAAATCTAGTCGAAGAAACACTGTGTGACTCCTCGAATAGTGCGAGTAGTATTCTTATTGAGACTGTGAAAACTGAAAAGCTGTCTTGTAGTTCTCATGTCTTCTTCGGGTCAGTTCCTAAAATTGTCTTTGGAATGGGTGTTCAGCGCTTATGAAGTCATGCTTTAGGAAAGAGAATCGGAAAAGGCATTTTGGAGTGGGTTCTAACGCGTATCCATACCCTAATGCTTATTCGAATTCTATTTTCTGTAGTTTTAGTTTAATTGATGCTAAGCGTAAATGAAGTACAAGCGAACGAAAGATGTAATATGTAAGGAGTGTCTTTGTAAAGCATCAGAAATGGAGGAGATTGCCTTGAAGGCTGGTATCCTAAAAGATAGCACCACCTGCGCTTATAAGAGTGGTGCTATCTTTTATCAATGCAGGGAAGCTGTTAAATGTCGGTAGAATTAGCTACTTTCTTTAAAAACCTGTCTGTTTAACGACATAAAATCACCCTATTCTAGCTGCATATTAAGCAGATTTTCAAGGACTACTGGTGCTTAGACTTTAGCCAGTTTGTATGCCCACCAAGAACTTTGCTGATTCAAATATCTGTTCCTAGAAATGGAGGAAGGATCACAAAGGTGGTCTTAAGTTGTCCCACATCTGTTGTGGGATGTGGAGTTGGTTTGTTATATGGTTTTTTCTTATCTCATAATCTAGCTTTTGGGATTGAGTGAGACCCAAAATCCATTTCTTATCATGGTGTCAAAGGTTCCCATCCCAATTTTTAGTTTACCCGATGTTAGGCCCCCGTATTATTGTAGGATGTGGAATTGGGCTCCCTATATGATTTTGGGGAATCCACACCTCATGAACTAACTTTTAGGGTTGAGTTAGGTCCAAGGTCCATTTCTTATCCGTTGGTTGTTGATTGTACTAGGACCTGAAGTGGAAATTTTGGTGCGGATTCTTGCTAGCCTCCACTATAACTTGAGAACTTTATTGCCATTCTAGTTGCTGCATTCTCTCTTCTAAAACACATAATATGCGTACAAGGAGAGGGATGTGATTTATAATATGACGAACTATCCACTTTATTGTCACTAACCAGTAGTCCACAACCTTCAATGCGCCTCTCTCTCCAGGTCTCATTTATAGTTTTCCTCGCAGTTTAGAGCCCTATTCTCTTACCTGTTTATATTTGAAGGGGCCAAAAAAACATAGTGTTGCATATTCTATGTTTCCCAACTCCCAAGCTGGTTTCcacaaaaatgaaaaataaaaaagaaatctCCCAATCTGGTTTCACCCCCCTTCCCCTCCAAGGAAATAAAAAGAATCTCCAAAGGTCCACAGCAAAGCAGTTCTTGGTATCTGGTTAAACATTTGATGCTAACCTATATGTAGGAGCAATTTGGCTAATTAAGCAGAAAATGTACATCCAGGTAACCTTAAAAAGATTGCATTATATTGACAAATGCATGAAGACTGAAGACAGACAATCTGAGGGTCACGTAATGTTGACTAAAAGGTCAACCCCTCGTTAATTGTATGCATACCAGAGAAGTATCTTGACACTTTTTGTTCTTCAGATGTTCTGAAAAGATCGACCTGTAGACTGTTGATATCTGTTGAGTGCTGATAATAGTCAGTGTTATGTACTCTGATCTTACAATACTCGTGTCTGTTTAGTATCAGATGCTAGTGTGTATGAACTCGTGGTAAGTCATAGTTAAACATAGTTGATGcattattttgatttttatttatttctcaTATGAATTGCTCCAGTTATGCCTCACTGAGTGTTCATGCAACAATTCTCATATGCCTTCTCAAACACCCTCACTctcattaaaaaaagaaaagaaataatatgtatgttatttagCAGTAATTAGACTCCTTTTGAGTGGTTAAATTTTGGTCTTATGCTTGGTTAGTTACACTTTCTATGTTTCAGTGTCTAGGCATCGGACTCTTATGAACATATTTGATAAAGCTCCAGTGGTGGATAAGGATGTCTTTGTAGCTCCAGGTGCCTCGGTCATCGGAGATGTCAGTGTCGGGCGCAATTCATCGATTTGGTATGGATGTGTGCTAAGAGGTAGGCATTTTATCATAACATTGTCATTGTTGAATGGTGCGTTCAATTGTTAACATCCTTTTGAATttttgtttgggggggggggataaAGACCCCCATTCTAGTGCATAAAAAATTGAAGTTGGTATGGTGCATGCTACCCATTAGAAAATAAGAGTTAATTTTTTGTTGCTCACTGGCCTTCTATATTCTTTCCTTAATTCCTGCATATGACAGTTAACATAGGGTACTGAAGCTTCCCTATGTGCAATACTTAATGATTAGTGTAGCTCCTAATTTAAAACAAACTATTTGAAAATTGATCAGCGAATGAATGTTATTTTGGGGGCTTCTTGGAAGTTGGAACTTGAACAATTTCATGTCCGAGTTACTAGTTTCGGATCATAAAACCCACTTCCTGAAGATCCTTTCCTTCTCTTTGTAATCGAACATTAATTGTAACGGTTCAATGGGCGGCTCATTGGTATGTTCCAAAAGAATGATTTGAAAATTCTTTAACTTTAAATTTCTTAGTTTACATGTTCTTAGAGCCATAGAAATGTCATGGGATAATTCAGACCACAAGTTTTAAGGCTACTTTTAGTATGTGCCGAAGGTGTTTCGCCCATTCAAACATCACCATATAAAATGAAATGGAAGGAGTATTACATTTTGTTTGTCCACAAAATGGAAGCTGAGAGTGTTCTGACAATTCTATCTTTCATGCTTGGAGAATTGGACAATACGCTTTAGTGAAATCTTCTTTTGTATATAATATCTGGAGCAAATATCTTCTCCTCCTTCCTTCTCCCTGATATAATATTCTTTTCAACTCCTACAAGTAGGAGGAACTTTGAATAAATGCATGAAGTACCATTTATATAATTTTGTTTCAAATTTTACGTAAGGTAAAGCCCTGTGTTACACATGTATATGTTGAGTGTGTTAGTACATATACCTTTTCTCTAATCGCATAAACAATCAGCAAATATGTGAGGTGTGGAAGGGTTATTCACGTCCCCGTCCAACCTGTTTGGGGAAAATTTTCATTTCTCATACTGTCATACGTGACCCATTTCGACACGTCGGCTTCCCCTGCTCTTATTTGAGGTCTCACAACTATATCGCCAACAACTTCAGCATCTGTTTGTGTGGAGTGATTGTAATCGGCAAGAAATTTTCCAGATTTGCATGcaatattttcaattttatgTGCCTTCTCTTTTACAGGTGATGTTAATAACATCAGTATTGGATGTGGTACCAATATACAAGACAACTCCCTTGTTCATGTGGCCAAATCAAATATAAGTCAAAAGGTGCTTCCCACCATTATAGGGAACAATGTCACTGTTGGTAAGCATTCAAGTCAACCTTAGCATCAGTTGTCTTGGTTTTATGGATAGTGACTTAAGCTATCTGTAGGTCATAGTGCTGTTGTACATGGCTGCACCATTGAGGATGAGGCCTTTATTGGTATGGGAGCCACACTGCTTGATGGTGTCCATGTAGAGAAACATGCCATGGTTGCTGCAGGAGCCCTTGTGAGACAGAACACAAGGATCCCCTCCGGAGAGGTATGGTATCCACTAGTCCCCTCATCACCAGTGATTTCCTTACAGTAAGTTCACTGTTTAAAAGATGTGGTAGAGGTATTGCTAAAATGCCTTGGGTGGGTGAAACTCCACTGAGGTGTTCTACTCTTTCCATGAGGCATATACCTGTGgactttctctttcttttgtgGGATTCACAGGATGCGTGAGAGAAGCAAAGATATCGAAGATATGATTGGATCTTGTCTTTATTAGATACTGCATTGGGCAAGACTATATTATCATATAGGAACTTGCCCTTATCTATCTGTTCTTGATTGCAATTAGGACTTTAAATTTCCGGGTTCATCACTGCTGTACAGCAAAGTTATAGTCTATTTTGTCCCGAAAGAAAGAAAGTGGGTAAAGAAAGCAGCGTCTTGTGGATTACACTTGAGAATTGTTTGATCGCCTGTATTATTGCAAAATCGTCTTGCTATGTCATTCTGTTTTTGTTGCTTGCTATGCTATTTTGAATAGGCCAGATACAACAGTGTTGCTTATATGTTGCAAAGTCATAAGTAATGTGAATATGAGACTGAAACTTTGACAGTATGCTGATTGCCAACTTATGGCTTACTGACTGGTCTA
Coding sequences:
- the LOC132628040 gene encoding gamma carbonic anhydrase 2, mitochondrial-like codes for the protein MGTVGKAIYSLGAIVRKTGQALDRVGNLLQGSSHIEEHLSRHRTLMNIFDKAPVVDKDVFVAPGASVIGDVSVGRNSSIWYGCVLRGDVNNISIGCGTNIQDNSLVHVAKSNISQKVLPTIIGNNVTVGHSAVVHGCTIEDEAFIGMGATLLDGVHVEKHAMVAAGALVRQNTRIPSGEVWAGNPAKFLRKLTDEEIAFIAQSATNYCNLARVHAAENSKSFDEIEFEKMLRKKYAKKDEEYDSMIGVVRETPAELVLPDNILPEKAAKSVVQ